One stretch of Niallia sp. XMNu-256 DNA includes these proteins:
- a CDS encoding MDR family MFS transporter has protein sequence MNQFYIKGDKILKEISFNRRVIVGVLLAAAFVALLNQTLLIVAIPPIMGEFGIDPNQAQWVTTGFMLMNGIMIPITAFLIEKFSSKALLIFAIAIFSLGTFMGAVAPNFGILLTARIIQAMGAGILMPLMQTVMMTVYPPEKRGAAMGMGGLVIGFAPAIGPTLSGWIIDHFTWRHLFYTVLPFTIIVLVLAIFLMKNVTQQKVVKVDILSVVLSSFGWGGLLYGFSMVGSAGWESPFVIASILIGGVTLTLFIRRQNQLENPMLNFKVFQYREFTITTILGALMFALLIGIETLLPLYIQNVREGSALQSGMILLPGAIITGAMSPIAGRMYDRFGARGMAIIGFSATLAATILYMNIAIETSIPFIAVIFALKMLGFSLLMTPLMTSGINALPFGLIAHGTAMNNTIRMIGGSIGTALLISVMSMSSKVSASADEALSMLDGIQTAFIVAAMMALTGLIISFFLTKKSNQLSSRDVVDGNLEVDSDIT, from the coding sequence ATGAACCAATTTTACATTAAAGGGGACAAAATTTTGAAAGAAATATCTTTTAATCGTAGAGTAATAGTCGGTGTTTTATTGGCGGCCGCCTTTGTAGCTTTATTGAATCAAACCCTGTTGATTGTTGCGATTCCGCCAATTATGGGGGAATTTGGGATTGACCCGAATCAAGCTCAATGGGTGACGACTGGGTTTATGTTAATGAATGGAATCATGATACCGATCACAGCATTTCTGATCGAAAAATTTAGTAGTAAAGCTCTTTTAATTTTCGCCATTGCGATTTTCAGTCTTGGCACATTCATGGGAGCGGTAGCACCTAACTTTGGTATTCTGTTAACTGCCAGAATCATCCAGGCCATGGGAGCAGGGATTCTAATGCCTCTTATGCAAACTGTAATGATGACAGTTTATCCGCCAGAGAAGCGGGGAGCTGCTATGGGAATGGGTGGGTTAGTCATTGGTTTTGCACCAGCTATTGGACCCACTTTATCTGGATGGATCATTGATCACTTTACTTGGAGACATTTATTTTACACCGTATTGCCCTTTACGATAATTGTGCTTGTTTTAGCAATCTTTTTAATGAAAAATGTTACTCAACAGAAAGTGGTAAAGGTTGATATTCTTTCAGTGGTTTTATCGTCTTTTGGCTGGGGAGGATTACTGTATGGCTTCAGTATGGTTGGTTCCGCAGGTTGGGAAAGTCCATTTGTAATTGCTTCCATCCTTATTGGAGGAGTCACCCTTACTTTATTTATTAGAAGACAGAACCAGTTAGAAAATCCAATGCTTAACTTTAAGGTGTTTCAATATAGAGAGTTTACGATCACAACCATTTTAGGTGCTCTTATGTTTGCACTATTAATAGGTATAGAAACACTCTTACCTTTGTATATACAAAATGTAAGAGAGGGATCGGCATTACAGTCGGGAATGATCCTGTTACCTGGTGCGATTATAACCGGGGCAATGTCACCGATAGCGGGTAGAATGTATGATAGATTTGGAGCCAGAGGGATGGCGATTATTGGATTTTCTGCTACGTTAGCGGCAACAATTTTATATATGAATATTGCTATCGAAACGAGTATTCCATTTATTGCGGTTATTTTCGCGTTAAAAATGTTAGGGTTTTCACTGCTCATGACTCCGTTAATGACGTCGGGCATTAATGCTTTGCCATTTGGATTGATTGCCCATGGAACCGCAATGAATAATACGATTCGTATGATTGGGGGATCCATTGGAACCGCACTCCTCATTTCTGTCATGAGTATGTCTAGTAAAGTTTCTGCTTCGGCAGATGAGGCGCTTTCGATGTTAGATGGCATCCAAACGGCTTTTATTGTTGCAGCAATGATGGCTTTAACAGGATTAATCATTTCGTTTTTTCTTACAAAAAAATCGAATCAATTGAGTTCGCGTGATGTTGTTGATGGAAATCTTGAGGTTGATTCGGACATAACCTAA
- a CDS encoding cation diffusion facilitator family transporter → MEERAYLDLKRGERGAIISIVAYICLSILKLIVGVLTDSEALKADGLNNATDIISSVAVLVGLRLSQRPADDDHPYGHWKAENVASLIASFIMMVVGIQVVLDAVTNIFARSHEIPDIVAAWTGLFSAFIMYFVYRYNKKLASEINSQSVMAAAKDNLSDAWVSIGATVGIIGAQFQLPWIDPLAAMIVGFMICKTAWDIFREATHSLTDGFDEKEIQAYKETIERTYGVKGIKDIKARSYGNNVVVDVVILVNSNLDLKTAHDIATKVEDDLIKEYKVYDVHVHVEPN, encoded by the coding sequence ATGGAAGAGCGAGCATATCTAGATTTAAAAAGGGGAGAACGTGGAGCGATTATAAGTATTGTCGCTTATATTTGTTTATCTATTCTGAAGTTAATTGTAGGAGTTCTTACAGACTCTGAAGCATTAAAAGCGGATGGTTTAAATAATGCCACAGATATTATTTCCTCTGTAGCGGTATTAGTCGGATTAAGATTATCCCAGCGACCTGCTGATGATGATCATCCGTATGGTCATTGGAAGGCAGAAAACGTTGCCTCATTGATTGCATCTTTTATAATGATGGTTGTGGGGATTCAAGTTGTTTTAGATGCGGTTACAAATATTTTTGCTAGAAGCCATGAAATACCAGATATTGTCGCTGCTTGGACCGGTCTTTTTAGTGCGTTCATTATGTATTTTGTTTATCGATATAATAAAAAACTAGCAAGTGAAATTAATAGTCAATCAGTCATGGCTGCAGCAAAGGATAATTTATCAGATGCTTGGGTCAGTATTGGTGCAACAGTCGGAATTATTGGGGCGCAATTTCAATTACCATGGATTGATCCGTTGGCAGCAATGATTGTTGGCTTTATGATATGTAAAACGGCATGGGACATCTTTCGCGAGGCTACCCATTCGCTAACGGATGGATTTGATGAAAAAGAAATCCAAGCCTATAAAGAAACGATAGAGAGAACATATGGAGTGAAAGGAATTAAAGACATCAAGGCAAGAAGTTATGGAAACAATGTTGTCGTTGACGTTGTTATTCTAGTCAATTCTAATTTAGACTTAAAAACTGCCCATGATATTGCAACCAAAGTCGAAGATGACCTTATAAAAGAATATAAGGTGTATGATGTTCATGTTCATGTTGAACCTAATTGA